One Aquisediminimonas profunda genomic region harbors:
- a CDS encoding nuclear transport factor 2 family protein, giving the protein MTDTNAQANKALVAEFFETFSSGNVPAIIAAMADDGTWWVSGKLEGMSGTYTAAGLAPLLLGANAGYKAGALRITPTGMIAEGDKVAVEAQGFAEMLDGRVYDCQYHFLITIRGGKIGDVREYMDTQHAKDTFFGG; this is encoded by the coding sequence ATGACTGACACAAATGCTCAAGCGAACAAGGCACTGGTTGCGGAGTTTTTCGAAACATTCTCGAGCGGCAATGTTCCGGCAATCATCGCAGCGATGGCTGACGACGGCACATGGTGGGTTTCGGGCAAGCTGGAGGGCATGTCCGGAACCTATACGGCTGCCGGGCTTGCGCCGTTGCTGCTGGGTGCCAATGCCGGATACAAGGCAGGAGCGCTGCGCATTACGCCGACCGGAATGATTGCCGAGGGGGACAAGGTCGCAGTCGAGGCACAGGGCTTTGCCGAAATGCTCGATGGCCGGGTCTATGACTGCCAATATCATTTCCTGATCACGATCCGGGGCGGAAAGATCGGTGATGTGAGGGAATATATGGATACACAGCACGCCAAGGACACATTCTTCGGCGGATAG